A single region of the Triticum dicoccoides isolate Atlit2015 ecotype Zavitan chromosome 2B, WEW_v2.0, whole genome shotgun sequence genome encodes:
- the LOC119362892 gene encoding phloretin 2'-O-glucosyltransferase-like, with the protein MVGAGTNTAMGPRKTRVVLYPSPGMGHLVSMIELGKLFAARGLAVTVALVDSPHDTSATGPFLAGVSAANPSISFRRLPQVKLLGSEPPEMLTFEVVRLSNPHLRDFLAGDSPAVIVLDFFCSAAIDVATELGIPAYFFCTSGAQILAFFLHLAVLHGKSTRSFGEMGQELVHAPGITSFPATHAIQRLMDRDSAPYKAFLNMSTNLFRSQGIIVNTFRSLEPRAMDTILAGLCAPSGLRTPPVYCIGPLIKSEEVGVKRGDECLAWLDTQPKGSVVFLSFGSLGRFSAKQTRKVAAGLEASGHRFLWVVRSPPSDNSSKNSEKPPEPDLDALLPQGFLERTQGRGLVVKSWAPQRDVLAHDAVGCFVTHCGWNSVLESVMAGVPMLAWPLYAEQLMNAVFLEKEMELAVAMEGYDEEVVEAEEVAKKVRWMMDSDGGRVLRERTLAAMRHAEEALLEGGESEVTLAGLVDAWIRA; encoded by the coding sequence ATGGTCGGCGCCGGAACCAACACCGCCATGGGTCCCCGGAAGACGCGGGTGGTGCTCTACCCGTCGCCGGGCATGGGGCATCTGGTCTCCATGATCGAGCTCGGCAAGCTCTTCGCGGCTCGTGGACTGGCCGTCACCGTGGCCCTCGTCGACTCCCCGCACGATACCAGCGCCacgggccccttcctcgccggcgtctcCGCGGCCAACCCCTCCATCTCTTTCCGCCGTCTACCACAAGTCAAGCTCCTCGGGTCTGAGCCGCCGGAGATGCTGACCTTCGAGGTCGTCCGCCTCTCCAACCCGCACCTCCGTGACTTTCTCGCCGGCGACTCCCCAGCCGTCATCGTGCTGGACTTCTTCTGCAGCGCCGCCATCGACGTGGCCACGGAGCTCGGCATCCCCGCCTACTTCTTCTGCACCTCAGGGGCCCAGATCCTGGCTTTCTTCTTGCACCTCGCGGTTCTGCACGGCAAGAGCACGAGGAGCTTCGGGGAGATGGGCCAAGAACTCGTGCACGCTCCGGGAATCACCTCGTTCCCGGCGACGCACGCCATTCAGCGGCTTATGGATCGTGACAGCGCGCCCTACAAGGCATTTCTAAACATGAGCACCAACCTGTTCCGGTCCCAGGGCATCATCGTCAACACCTTCCGCTCGCTGGAGCCGCGCGCCATGGACACCATCCTGGCCGGACTGTGCGCACCATCCGGCCTCCGGACGCCCCCGGTCTACTGTATTGGGCCACTGATCAAGTCGGAGGAGGTGGGCGTGAAGCGCGGTGACGAGTGTCTCGCCTGGCTGGACACCCAGCCTAAGGGTAGCGTGGTCTTCCTCTCCTTCGGCAGCCTTGGCCGGTTCAGCGCCAAACAAACGAGGAAGGTGGCCGCCGGGTTGGAAGCTAGTGGACACAGGTTCCTGTGGGTGGTGCGGAGCCCGCCAAGCGACAACTCGTCGAAGAACTCCGAGAAGCCGCCGGAGCCGGACTTGGATGCCCTCCTCCCACAGGGTTTTCTTGAACGGACCCAGGGTAGGGGCCTCGTTGTGAAATCATGGGCGCCGCAACGCGACGTGCTGGCCCACGATGCGGTGGGCTGTTTTGTGACACACTGTGGGTGGAACTCGGTGCTCGAGTCGGTCATGGCAGGCGTGCCGATGTTGGCATGGCCGTTGTACGCGGAGCAACTGATGAACGCGGTGTTCCTGGAGAAAGAGATGGAGCTGGCCGTCGCGATGGAAGGGTACGACGAGGAGGTGGTAGAGGCCGAGGAGGTTGCTAAGAAGGTCAGGTGGATGATGGACTCAGACGGCGGGAGGGTGCTCCGAGAGCGGACTTTGGCGGCGATGAGACATGCGGAAGAGGCTCTACTCGAGGGCGGGGAATCAGAGGTGACATTGGCAGGTCTAGTGGACGCGTGGATTCGTGCTTGA